Proteins encoded by one window of Mariniplasma anaerobium:
- the truA gene encoding tRNA pseudouridine(38-40) synthase TruA: MRYFAVLSYDGTRYHGFQKQINAIGIQDVIEKSFRLMTQSVIKIHAAGRTDKGVHAKGQTFHFDSDLDLTIENWMRINDRLPLDIRVESIKRVKDDFHARHDSKSKKYRYVIAKNPSTVFNSNYEVYVKGLDINLIKQAIPYFIGTHDFRGFCQLVKGKPTIKTIHSIDLKETKRHYIFTYHGNSFLKYMVRSMMGTLIEIGQHRKDPDIIKTILETQNRKLAGKTAESRGLYLQKIYY; this comes from the coding sequence ATGAGATATTTTGCAGTTTTAAGCTATGATGGAACAAGATATCATGGATTTCAAAAACAAATAAACGCAATAGGTATTCAAGATGTTATAGAAAAATCATTTAGATTGATGACCCAAAGTGTTATTAAAATTCATGCAGCAGGTAGAACTGATAAAGGTGTACATGCAAAAGGTCAAACATTTCATTTTGATAGTGACTTAGATTTGACAATTGAAAATTGGATGAGAATTAACGATCGATTGCCTTTAGACATTCGTGTTGAATCAATCAAACGAGTTAAAGATGATTTTCATGCAAGACATGATTCGAAATCAAAAAAATATCGATATGTTATTGCAAAAAATCCAAGTACAGTTTTTAATTCAAATTACGAAGTTTATGTAAAAGGACTCGATATCAATCTCATTAAACAAGCTATTCCTTATTTCATTGGAACTCATGATTTTAGAGGGTTTTGTCAATTGGTAAAAGGTAAACCAACTATAAAAACTATTCATTCAATTGATTTAAAAGAAACTAAAAGACATTATATATTTACATATCACGGTAATAGCTTTTTAAAATACATGGTTCGTTCAATGATGGGTACATTAATAGAAATCGGACAACATCGTAAGGACCCTGATATTATAAAAACTATTTTAGAAACTCAAAACAGAAAATTAGCGGGAAAAACTGCTGAATCTAGAGGTCTTTATTTACAAAAGATATATTATTAA
- the metG gene encoding methionine--tRNA ligase, whose translation MFKEDFKMKEKYYITTAIAYSSAVPHVGNVYEAILADSIARFKRLKGYDVFFQTGTDEHGQKIESKAADNELSPKAYVDLISSEIRRIYDKVNISYDQFVRTTDERHIKSVQAIFKKLYDQGDIYLGKYEGWYSISDESFISEKDIVDGKAPSGDIPVWTSEEAYFFKMSTYQQRLLDHIDKHPEFIEPESRRNEMIQNFLKEDLPDLSVSRTSFKWGIPVDFDDAHVVYVWIDALSNYITGLGYNPDLPETEEFKTYWPADVHLIGKDILRFHTIYWPIILMAIGVELPKQIFGHPWVLFNKNKMSKSTGNVMYTDKLVKHFGVDTLRYYVLHEIPYAQDGNITYELLIERNNTDLANTIGNLVNRTIGMVHKYRNGVLDKMILDEPFELSLEEKALEALPEMTKYMDSLRVSDALEEVVKLARYANKYIDVSEPWVLNKDEDKKDVLTHVLYHLLETIRYVGTLLQPFLPETAEKILEQIGVKEHSFESLETFGQYKAQTLNKPYVLFERFDMNKKIEEILTDENE comes from the coding sequence ATTTTTAAGGAGGATTTTAAAATGAAAGAAAAGTATTATATTACGACTGCAATTGCATATAGTTCTGCAGTACCTCATGTAGGTAATGTTTATGAAGCTATTTTGGCTGATTCAATTGCTAGATTTAAGCGGTTAAAAGGCTATGATGTGTTTTTTCAAACAGGTACTGACGAACACGGACAAAAAATAGAATCAAAAGCAGCGGATAATGAATTATCTCCTAAAGCTTATGTTGATTTAATCTCTTCAGAGATTAGAAGAATATATGACAAAGTCAACATCAGTTATGATCAATTTGTACGTACCACTGATGAAAGACATATTAAGTCAGTTCAAGCAATTTTTAAGAAATTATATGATCAAGGTGATATCTATTTAGGTAAATATGAAGGATGGTATTCAATAAGTGATGAATCCTTTATTTCAGAAAAAGATATCGTGGATGGTAAAGCTCCAAGCGGAGATATTCCAGTTTGGACAAGTGAAGAAGCATACTTTTTCAAAATGTCTACATATCAACAAAGACTATTAGATCATATCGATAAACATCCAGAGTTTATTGAACCTGAATCAAGAAGAAATGAAATGATTCAAAACTTTCTAAAAGAAGATCTTCCTGATTTATCTGTTTCAAGAACATCTTTTAAATGGGGAATCCCAGTCGATTTTGATGATGCGCATGTTGTTTATGTTTGGATTGATGCGCTATCAAATTATATTACTGGACTTGGATACAACCCAGATCTTCCTGAAACTGAGGAGTTTAAGACTTATTGGCCAGCTGATGTTCATTTGATAGGAAAAGATATTTTAAGATTTCACACGATTTATTGGCCAATTATTTTAATGGCAATCGGTGTAGAATTACCAAAACAAATATTTGGACATCCTTGGGTTTTATTCAATAAGAATAAAATGAGTAAATCTACAGGTAATGTTATGTATACAGATAAATTAGTTAAACATTTTGGTGTGGATACACTAAGATATTATGTATTGCATGAAATACCTTATGCTCAAGATGGAAATATAACTTATGAACTTTTAATTGAAAGAAATAATACAGATTTAGCAAACACTATCGGAAATTTAGTTAACAGAACTATAGGTATGGTTCATAAATATCGTAATGGTGTTCTAGATAAAATGATTTTAGATGAACCATTTGAATTAAGTCTTGAGGAAAAAGCACTAGAAGCCCTACCTGAAATGACAAAATACATGGATAGTCTAAGAGTCAGTGATGCACTTGAAGAAGTTGTTAAACTTGCTCGTTATGCAAATAAGTATATCGATGTATCAGAACCATGGGTTTTAAATAAAGATGAAGATAAAAAAGATGTTTTAACACACGTCTTATATCATTTATTAGAAACTATTCGATACGTAGGAACACTTTTACAACCATTTTTACCAGAAACAGCCGAAAAGATTTTAGAACAAATAGGCGTTAAAGAACATAGTTTCGAATCTCTAGAAACATTTGGACAATATAAAGCACAAACTTTAAACAAACCTTATGTCTTATTTGAAAGATTTGATATGAATAAAAAAATCGAGGAGATTTTAACTGACGAAAATGAATAA
- a CDS encoding tRNA1(Val) (adenine(37)-N6)-methyltransferase, producing the protein MKRQLINSNLWIEQTRGHSFNLDTVLLAHFVKLNYKIKSVLDIGTGNGSLALYLSEKTKAKITGIEIQESRYQQALTNVKLNKLESQIDIILEDYLNTNFKDIDVIVCNPPFFKVDKSSNLNQDDSITMARHEISLDLESLIIKVSEQLKYSGKFFMIHRPDRLIEIIRLCDQNHLTIKRLQLVHSYLDKKANHVLIECSKYGKDQMIFEPSLIIYQEKHQMTDQAAKLLGGHLNVT; encoded by the coding sequence TTGAAAAGACAATTAATCAACTCAAATCTATGGATTGAGCAAACAAGAGGACACTCATTTAATTTAGATACTGTGTTGCTAGCACATTTTGTTAAACTAAACTATAAAATTAAATCTGTACTTGATATAGGTACTGGAAATGGTAGTTTAGCTTTATATTTAAGTGAAAAAACTAAAGCTAAGATTACTGGTATTGAAATACAAGAAAGTAGATATCAACAAGCTTTGACTAATGTAAAATTAAACAAATTAGAATCTCAAATAGATATTATTTTAGAAGACTATTTAAATACTAATTTTAAGGATATTGATGTTATTGTTTGTAATCCACCATTTTTTAAAGTTGATAAATCTTCAAATCTTAATCAAGATGATTCCATTACAATGGCAAGACATGAAATTTCACTTGATTTAGAATCATTAATCATAAAGGTTAGTGAGCAGTTAAAATATAGTGGTAAATTTTTTATGATTCATCGACCTGATCGCTTAATCGAAATCATAAGATTATGTGATCAAAATCATTTAACTATTAAAAGACTTCAATTAGTACATTCATATTTAGATAAAAAAGCAAATCATGTATTAATTGAATGTAGTAAATATGGTAAAGATCAAATGATATTTGAACCATCATTGATTATATATCAAGAAAAACATCAAATGACGGACCAGGCTGCAAAATTATTAGGAGGACATTTAAATGTTACTTAG
- a CDS encoding PSP1 domain-containing protein: MDVALVQFKEAGKKYFFSYHNLEINQDDLVVVETSRGIEIGRVYLLKEIEESELTSELKPIIRLAQDEDMKEEEYNQTLEKGVVETAKKLSIKNELEMKILGAEYTLDRKRLLIYFEADSRVDFRGLVRDLSEIYHTRIELRQIGPRDAAKMIGGIGPCGLILCCTMFIGEFDTVSIKMAKNQNLALNPQKISGVCGKLLCCIKYEDEAYTELKKNLPDFHEIVEIEGEQVLVIDVNILGQKVKVKHQQEDFSEWVTLDMIKRIKA; encoded by the coding sequence ATGGACGTTGCTTTAGTACAATTCAAAGAAGCTGGAAAGAAATATTTCTTTTCATATCATAATTTAGAAATTAATCAAGATGATCTTGTAGTTGTTGAAACCTCAAGAGGGATTGAAATAGGTAGAGTTTATCTTTTAAAAGAAATAGAAGAGTCTGAACTTACAAGTGAATTAAAACCAATCATTAGATTAGCTCAAGATGAAGATATGAAAGAAGAAGAATATAATCAAACACTTGAAAAAGGTGTTGTTGAAACTGCCAAAAAACTTTCTATAAAAAATGAGCTTGAAATGAAAATACTTGGCGCAGAATATACATTAGATCGAAAAAGATTGTTAATCTATTTTGAAGCAGATAGTAGAGTCGATTTTAGAGGTCTTGTCAGAGACTTAAGTGAAATCTATCATACACGTATAGAACTACGTCAAATTGGTCCAAGAGATGCAGCAAAGATGATTGGTGGCATTGGTCCATGTGGTCTAATCTTATGTTGTACAATGTTTATTGGAGAATTTGATACGGTTTCAATTAAAATGGCGAAAAATCAAAATCTTGCATTAAATCCACAAAAGATTTCAGGTGTTTGTGGAAAATTATTATGCTGTATTAAATATGAAGATGAAGCTTATACTGAACTTAAAAAGAACTTACCAGATTTTCATGAAATCGTGGAAATAGAAGGTGAACAAGTCTTAGTCATTGATGTAAATATACTAGGACAAAAAGTCAAAGTTAAACATCAACAAGAAGATTTTTCTGAATGGGTTACGCTTGATATGATTAAAAGAATAAAAGCTTGA
- the rsmI gene encoding 16S rRNA (cytidine(1402)-2'-O)-methyltransferase, with protein sequence MIQKSFKDKKPTLYVVSTPIGNLKDMSYRAVEILNEVDVILCEDTRTSSKLLNYYDIHKPLMSFHDFNKEAKQKNAIDILKSGKDIALISDAGTPGINDPGYELILDVIEHDYYVVSIPGASAAIAAIISSGLLIQPFTFIGFLPRKKGEQKTVLETYLNRKETIVIYESPLRVKKTVETLYEVFGDRKITLARELTKMFETITRTTLKKAITIEHDIRGEYVLIVEGSDDPVDLSISIVDHVKQYIEEGHEEKDAMKAVAKVRHITKSEVYKAYKINQ encoded by the coding sequence TTGATCCAAAAGAGCTTTAAAGATAAAAAGCCTACACTTTATGTAGTTTCGACACCCATTGGTAATCTAAAAGATATGAGTTATCGTGCGGTTGAGATTTTAAATGAAGTGGATGTGATTTTATGCGAAGATACTAGAACGTCTTCTAAACTTCTAAATTATTATGATATACACAAGCCATTAATGAGCTTCCATGATTTCAATAAAGAGGCTAAACAAAAAAATGCAATAGATATTTTAAAAAGCGGGAAAGATATCGCTTTAATTAGTGATGCTGGAACACCAGGAATTAATGATCCTGGTTATGAACTTATTTTAGATGTAATAGAACATGATTATTATGTTGTTTCTATCCCTGGAGCAAGCGCAGCGATTGCTGCAATTATATCATCAGGTCTTTTGATACAACCTTTTACATTTATTGGATTTCTTCCAAGAAAAAAAGGCGAACAAAAAACTGTTTTAGAAACATATCTAAATAGAAAAGAAACAATCGTTATTTACGAGTCACCTTTGAGAGTTAAAAAAACTGTTGAAACTTTATATGAAGTTTTTGGAGATCGTAAAATTACGCTAGCTAGAGAACTTACTAAAATGTTTGAAACCATTACGAGAACAACATTAAAAAAAGCTATTACAATCGAACATGATATCAGAGGAGAATATGTTTTAATCGTTGAAGGAAGCGATGATCCTGTTGATTTGTCAATTTCTATCGTTGATCATGTTAAGCAATATATTGAAGAAGGCCATGAAGAAAAAGACGCAATGAAGGCAGTAGCTAAAGTTAGACACATCACAAAAAGTGAAGTTTACAAGGCATATAAAATAAACCAATAA
- the trxA gene encoding thioredoxin translates to MVKHLKTSEFKKEVLESDVPVLVDFWAKWCSPCLRVAPILEELSEDVKGAAKICKLEVDEEYEIADLYDIMSIPTIAVFVNGEIKDQMIGVQSKKALMKLLGL, encoded by the coding sequence ATGGTAAAGCATTTAAAGACAAGTGAATTTAAAAAAGAAGTTTTAGAAAGTGATGTTCCTGTATTAGTCGATTTTTGGGCTAAATGGTGCAGTCCTTGCTTAAGAGTTGCTCCAATCTTAGAAGAACTTAGCGAAGACGTAAAAGGCGCTGCTAAGATTTGTAAATTAGAAGTTGATGAAGAATATGAAATTGCTGATTTATACGATATTATGAGTATTCCAACTATAGCTGTTTTTGTTAATGGTGAAATCAAGGATCAAATGATTGGTGTTCAATCTAAAAAAGCATTAATGAAGCTTTTAGGTCTATGA
- the tmk gene encoding dTMP kinase: MFITFEGGEGTGKTTLIQNVFDNLKSTYNIKTTREPGGSMIAEAIRDIILNPKYEGVTPYTEALLLAASRAQHLDEVILPHLKKGDIVLCDRYIDSSLAYQGYARNLGFDFVLSINKYATQHMPDLTFYIDLDPNIGIKRIKGRSKYDRLDQESKIFHDKVRLGYLELLSMYPNRIIKIDGNDSIENITNLIVKTIKEKI, encoded by the coding sequence ATGTTTATCACATTCGAAGGTGGAGAAGGTACAGGTAAAACTACCCTAATTCAAAATGTCTTTGACAACTTAAAATCAACATATAATATTAAAACAACAAGAGAACCGGGTGGAAGCATGATTGCTGAAGCAATCCGAGATATTATCTTGAATCCTAAGTATGAAGGTGTAACACCATATACTGAAGCGCTACTTTTGGCTGCTTCAAGAGCACAACATTTAGATGAAGTAATTTTACCTCATCTAAAAAAAGGTGATATTGTTTTATGTGATCGCTACATAGACAGTTCCCTAGCTTATCAAGGATATGCAAGAAATTTAGGATTTGATTTTGTATTAAGTATTAATAAATATGCCACACAACATATGCCTGACTTAACTTTTTATATTGATCTAGATCCAAATATTGGTATAAAAAGAATCAAAGGACGCTCAAAATATGATCGACTTGACCAAGAATCTAAAATTTTTCATGATAAAGTGAGATTAGGCTATCTTGAATTATTAAGTATGTATCCAAATAGAATTATAAAAATAGATGGAAATGATTCTATAGAGAACATTACAAATCTTATTGTGAAAACCATAAAGGAAAAGATATGA
- a CDS encoding energy-coupling factor transporter ATPase, whose translation MDIQFKDVGYKYKGIKVNYDALNHINLTLDEKDEFVAIIGHTGSGKSTLVQHMNALLLPTSGTLNVLGQILPPQKNEKINHLRQKVGLVFQFPEYQLFEETILKDIMFGPKNFKSTEQEALEKAKKAATIVGITEELYEQSPFRISGGQMRRVAIAGILAMEPKILVLDEPTRGLDPRGRKDLMKIFKELHEVEHKSIVLISHDMDVVSEYAKRVIVLEEGEIVFDGKKEDLFEHPNFESFHLDLPTPLRILKHLEKEINLPYQPKYDFDSLLQYLKEVGYE comes from the coding sequence ATGGACATTCAATTCAAAGACGTAGGATATAAATATAAAGGCATAAAAGTAAATTATGATGCACTCAATCATATCAATTTGACACTTGATGAAAAAGATGAGTTTGTCGCTATTATTGGACATACAGGAAGTGGGAAATCTACTTTAGTCCAACATATGAATGCATTATTATTACCAACAAGTGGAACACTTAATGTCTTAGGACAAATACTGCCTCCACAAAAAAACGAGAAGATTAATCATTTGAGACAAAAGGTTGGTCTAGTTTTTCAATTTCCTGAATATCAATTATTTGAAGAAACTATTTTAAAAGATATTATGTTTGGTCCGAAAAATTTCAAATCAACAGAGCAAGAAGCATTAGAAAAAGCTAAAAAAGCTGCAACTATTGTAGGTATAACTGAAGAGTTATATGAACAATCTCCATTTAGAATAAGTGGTGGACAAATGAGAAGAGTTGCGATTGCAGGTATTTTGGCAATGGAACCTAAAATATTAGTTTTAGATGAACCTACACGTGGGCTTGATCCTAGAGGTAGAAAAGATTTAATGAAAATCTTTAAAGAACTTCATGAAGTTGAACATAAATCCATTGTACTAATTTCTCATGATATGGATGTTGTTTCTGAATATGCAAAACGAGTTATTGTTTTGGAAGAAGGAGAAATTGTATTTGATGGCAAAAAAGAAGACCTTTTTGAACATCCTAATTTTGAATCTTTTCATTTAGATCTTCCAACACCTTTAAGAATACTTAAACATCTTGAAAAAGAAATCAACTTACCTTATCAACCAAAATATGATTTTGATAGTCTACTTCAGTATTTGAAGGAGGTAGGTTATGAATAA
- a CDS encoding energy-coupling factor transporter ATPase — protein sequence MIKVSDLSFSYNGRDEALKDVTFDIKKGAWVSILGHNGSGKSTLSKLLVGLITPSKGSIEIDGMALTDENLGSIRKKIGIVFQNPDNQFVGVTVKHDIAFGLENQRIPHNEMIEKIDYYAHLVGMQDFLNKEPHQLSGGQKQRVAIAGALAMEQDILILDEATSMLDPEGTRDIVELIRKLNKEYHKTIITITHDLSFATQSDELIVLRNGELILKGTPLEVFKEEEILKSSHLELPFELSVYNEVSKDKKMNKRVVEALWTFNSKT from the coding sequence ATGATCAAAGTAAGTGATCTAAGTTTTTCATATAATGGTCGTGACGAAGCCCTTAAAGATGTTACATTTGACATAAAAAAAGGTGCTTGGGTCTCTATTTTAGGCCATAATGGTTCAGGTAAATCAACGTTATCAAAACTTTTAGTGGGATTAATTACACCTTCAAAAGGTAGTATAGAAATCGATGGTATGGCTTTAACAGATGAAAACTTAGGAAGTATAAGAAAAAAAATAGGTATTGTTTTTCAAAATCCAGATAATCAATTTGTTGGTGTAACAGTTAAACACGATATTGCATTTGGATTAGAAAATCAAAGAATACCACATAATGAAATGATAGAAAAAATAGATTATTATGCACATCTTGTTGGCATGCAGGATTTTTTGAATAAAGAACCTCATCAACTATCAGGTGGTCAAAAACAACGAGTAGCAATCGCTGGCGCTCTTGCTATGGAGCAAGATATCCTTATTTTAGATGAAGCTACTTCAATGCTTGATCCAGAGGGCACAAGAGATATAGTCGAACTCATTAGAAAACTTAATAAAGAATATCACAAAACAATTATTACAATTACACATGATTTATCATTTGCAACACAAAGTGATGAATTGATTGTATTAAGAAATGGTGAATTGATTCTTAAAGGTACACCTTTAGAAGTATTTAAAGAAGAAGAGATTTTAAAGTCATCTCATCTTGAATTACCTTTTGAATTAAGTGTATATAATGAAGTTTCTAAAGACAAAAAGATGAATAAAAGGGTTGTGGAAGCATTATGGACATTCAATTCAAAGACGTAG
- a CDS encoding YitT family protein → MNKLITFLKSETYINKIYPEVKRVGVVILFTFIYGIGVAWFLEASVVPLYSGGIPGLGQLVRDTLFVIFNVDVGANFLGLFVIIANIPILLLGWFGVSHRFTIYSMISILIQAFILSWMPQIDMGLGSVEHAFTSAVLGGLLIGIGAGGALRYGTSTGGLDIIAQYLSFKKGKSVGTLSMAMNLFIAILGGFIVGGKIGPGGEVITGGVIISYTVIRVIVSTILTDRMHTAYQFLSVDIITQDPQALVDEILHKVYRGVTLMKVEGAYSHHEKTLIYVVISSYELHALIALVKKTDPHAFMVTRPTKHVFGNFARKTIA, encoded by the coding sequence ATGAATAAATTAATAACTTTTTTAAAAAGCGAAACATATATTAATAAAATATATCCCGAGGTCAAAAGAGTAGGTGTTGTCATCTTATTTACTTTCATCTATGGGATAGGAGTTGCATGGTTCTTAGAAGCTTCTGTTGTGCCATTATATAGTGGAGGTATTCCAGGGCTAGGACAACTTGTTAGAGATACATTATTTGTTATATTTAATGTAGATGTAGGAGCAAATTTTCTAGGTTTATTTGTTATTATTGCAAATATTCCAATTCTTTTATTAGGTTGGTTTGGTGTGTCTCATAGATTTACAATTTATTCTATGATTTCAATATTGATTCAAGCATTTATTTTAAGTTGGATGCCACAAATTGATATGGGATTAGGTTCAGTAGAACACGCATTTACCTCAGCTGTATTAGGTGGTCTCTTAATCGGTATAGGTGCAGGTGGGGCACTAAGATATGGGACTTCAACTGGTGGTCTAGATATCATTGCTCAATACTTATCGTTTAAAAAAGGTAAGTCTGTGGGTACATTATCTATGGCTATGAATTTATTCATTGCGATTTTAGGTGGATTTATTGTAGGTGGGAAAATTGGTCCAGGTGGAGAAGTTATCACTGGTGGTGTTATTATTTCATACACAGTAATTCGTGTCATCGTTTCCACAATCTTAACGGATAGAATGCATACTGCATATCAGTTTTTATCTGTAGATATAATTACACAAGATCCTCAAGCACTTGTTGATGAGATATTGCATAAAGTATATCGAGGTGTTACATTAATGAAGGTTGAAGGGGCATATTCACATCACGAAAAAACTTTAATTTATGTTGTGATTTCATCTTATGAACTACATGCTTTAATTGCATTAGTGAAAAAAACAGATCCACATGCTTTTATGGTTACCAGACCTACAAAACATGTCTTTGGTAATTTTGCTAGAAAAACAATCGCTTAA
- a CDS encoding AAA family ATPase yields the protein MKRALHFFEQTIKKNRLSHLYLISGPKGSGKEQLVDLVSYMILNQNKPENNHMKIQIKQRTMSNMMVIEPEGLTLKKEQIINLQTEFSKTALVKGPRIYVITHVEKMNQSAANSLLKFMEDPISKEVYGFLLTDNIDNMIPTIISRSQVIHLTEINEDALKTELMQLGVLENAATLAPYLTKDIDQAVELSKDPNFIGMLDFIEQIAKNWGNRNISYPIFFSKLAGIVLQDREIFKNFLELLLLYHVDLIHYRANQPIIYAYLKEFIQIQSDQMKVNEINELIEAIQETIKKQTYYINTELALDELSYILEKKR from the coding sequence ATGAAAAGAGCTTTGCATTTTTTTGAACAAACCATAAAAAAGAATAGATTGTCACATCTTTATTTAATTAGTGGACCTAAAGGTAGTGGTAAGGAACAACTTGTTGATCTTGTAAGTTATATGATTCTAAATCAAAACAAGCCTGAAAACAATCATATGAAAATCCAAATCAAGCAAAGAACCATGTCCAATATGATGGTCATTGAGCCTGAAGGGTTAACTTTAAAAAAAGAACAAATTATAAACTTGCAAACTGAATTCTCAAAAACAGCATTGGTTAAAGGACCTAGAATATATGTCATTACACATGTTGAAAAAATGAATCAAAGTGCAGCAAACTCATTGCTTAAGTTTATGGAAGATCCTATTAGTAAAGAAGTTTATGGATTTTTGTTGACTGATAATATAGACAACATGATTCCAACGATTATATCTAGAAGTCAAGTTATTCATTTAACTGAGATTAATGAAGATGCATTAAAAACTGAGTTAATGCAACTAGGCGTTTTAGAAAATGCAGCTACACTTGCTCCTTATTTGACTAAAGATATCGACCAAGCAGTAGAACTATCAAAAGACCCTAATTTTATAGGCATGTTAGACTTTATTGAACAAATCGCAAAAAATTGGGGAAATAGAAATATCTCTTATCCTATATTTTTTTCTAAACTAGCAGGTATTGTTTTACAAGATAGAGAAATATTTAAAAACTTTTTAGAATTATTATTGCTTTATCATGTAGACTTAATTCATTATAGAGCCAATCAACCAATAATTTATGCATATCTTAAAGAGTTTATTCAAATTCAAAGTGACCAAATGAAGGTCAATGAAATAAATGAACTTATAGAAGCCATTCAAGAAACCATTAAAAAACAAACTTACTATATAAACACAGAGCTAGCTTTAGATGAACTGAGTTATATATTAGAGAAAAAGAGGTAG
- a CDS encoding energy-coupling factor transporter transmembrane component T family protein, whose amino-acid sequence MNNITIGQYIPGDSWLHKLDPRIKLFSLVLMLVATFLIPVSADIIPLVSMIAILIIIIALTISTRIPMRKVLNGLKPIVFLLTFTFVIQLFYVKSGNLVFDPIEMYISISSIIGIILFILFYNFTKKYIKFRILYFFFAVFMVFFIQAVLPYISLTSYTFEVYDQGLLRAGFIFLRITNVIILTSLLTFTTMTTDLNYGIESLLKPLKIIKVPVDMIAMMLSLTLRYIPTLLIETEKIMKAQASRGVDFKESTFKEKISQIISLLIPVFVISFKRSEDLGNAMEVRGYVIGQKRTRVDEYIVSFKDIFTLVMTILILAAIIYTRVM is encoded by the coding sequence ATGAATAATATTACGATTGGTCAGTATATTCCAGGTGACTCTTGGCTACATAAATTAGATCCAAGAATTAAATTATTTAGTTTAGTTTTAATGTTGGTTGCAACATTTTTAATTCCAGTCTCTGCAGATATCATTCCTTTGGTATCTATGATAGCTATTTTAATTATTATTATTGCATTAACTATATCTACAAGAATTCCAATGAGAAAAGTCTTAAACGGATTAAAACCTATTGTATTTCTTTTAACATTTACATTTGTTATCCAATTGTTTTATGTTAAATCAGGTAATTTAGTCTTTGATCCAATAGAAATGTATATTTCAATATCCAGTATAATAGGTATTATTCTATTTATCTTATTTTATAATTTCACAAAGAAATATATTAAATTTAGAATCCTTTATTTCTTCTTTGCGGTTTTCATGGTATTTTTCATACAAGCTGTATTGCCTTACATATCATTAACATCTTATACATTTGAAGTTTATGATCAAGGACTCTTAAGAGCAGGTTTTATCTTTTTAAGAATTACAAATGTCATTATTCTGACTTCACTTTTAACATTTACAACAATGACAACAGATCTAAATTATGGTATTGAATCTTTATTGAAACCTTTAAAGATTATAAAAGTACCAGTAGATATGATTGCAATGATGCTTTCACTAACTTTACGATATATACCAACACTTTTAATTGAAACTGAAAAAATTATGAAAGCACAAGCTTCAAGAGGTGTTGATTTTAAAGAATCAACATTTAAGGAAAAAATCAGTCAAATCATTTCTCTTTTAATTCCAGTATTTGTAATTTCATTTAAGCGTTCTGAAGATTTAGGAAACGCGATGGAAGTTAGAGGATATGTAATTGGTCAAAAGAGAACTAGAGTTGATGAATATATTGTTTCATTTAAAGATATTTTCACATTAGTTATGACTATTTTGATTTTAGCTGCTATCATTTATACGAGAGTGATGTAG